In Nakamurella antarctica, the following are encoded in one genomic region:
- the truB gene encoding tRNA pseudouridine(55) synthase TruB, giving the protein MSANQNTPVPGLLLVDKPIGPTSHDVVARARYVLGTKKIGHAGTLDPMASGLLILGVERATKLLGHLALKDKSYVATIRLGQQTSTEDAQGKILAHVDASAITVADIEAAIGPLTGDIAQRPSSVSAIKVDGRRAYELVRSGAEVTLAERPVTVSEFVMLGSPGASRQMDSRWRSISMSEWIAPPEPTSARWPVTSARAWGSEGI; this is encoded by the coding sequence GTGTCTGCCAACCAAAACACCCCAGTGCCCGGCTTGCTCCTGGTGGACAAGCCCATCGGGCCGACGTCCCACGATGTGGTGGCTCGGGCTCGATATGTGTTGGGCACCAAGAAGATTGGGCACGCCGGCACGCTCGACCCGATGGCGTCCGGGCTGCTAATTCTTGGGGTGGAACGGGCCACCAAACTACTGGGGCATCTGGCGCTGAAAGACAAGTCGTACGTCGCGACAATCCGGTTGGGCCAGCAGACCAGCACCGAGGATGCACAGGGGAAGATCCTCGCTCACGTTGACGCGTCGGCGATTACGGTGGCCGATATCGAGGCTGCGATCGGTCCGCTCACTGGCGACATCGCACAACGACCCAGCTCCGTGTCGGCCATCAAGGTGGACGGGAGACGGGCCTACGAATTGGTGCGATCAGGCGCGGAGGTGACGCTGGCCGAGCGGCCTGTCACTGTCTCGGAATTTGTGATGCTGGGGAGCCCAGGCGCATCGAGACAGATGGACAGCCGGTGGCGCTCGATATCGATGTCCGAGTGGATTGCTCCACCGGAACCTACGTCCGCGCGCTGGCCCGTGACCTCGGCGAGAGCTTGGGGGTCGGAGGGCATTT
- a CDS encoding MFS transporter — translation MTRTATTPAMGSRSFLVWAVGAGVYLLAVFHRTSLGVAGPQAQQRFAISPAQLATFVTLQLALYALMQVPAGVLVDRFGPRRVLLASTLTLGIAQICFALVPNYPLALLARGVLGCGDALAYLSVLRLAAGWFPAKRYSMLTALTGLFGVTGNVIATLPMTALLRDYGWTPTFLVAGGLSVAYAALLLKPAAAAPYQGANAVVTAQAAGRGSVGVPEQRRRVLLEVRRAWREPGGRLGFWVHFSTMSGPTTFGVLWGFPYLSQGLGLSSSTSSSLVLVLVVGQLIGSLTVGTLIGRRPSIRTPLAFGVTITCLVSWLTLILWPGGHPPVPVLVVVILALACGGPASMVAFMLARDYNPRHRISTATGLVNTGGFIAIVIEVLAVGLILDIVEPGAAQPSATAFRWAFSAVALLTAWGLFRLTVWWIRVRAAVFAAQAAGKPMPFAMRRHRFDLVQEATAVAEASGDSSAPDVAQ, via the coding sequence GTGACACGCACCGCGACCACTCCCGCGATGGGATCTCGGTCGTTTCTTGTCTGGGCCGTAGGAGCAGGGGTGTACCTCCTAGCGGTTTTCCACCGCACGTCACTGGGCGTTGCCGGTCCCCAAGCGCAGCAGCGCTTTGCAATATCGCCCGCCCAACTTGCTACTTTCGTCACGCTCCAACTCGCGCTGTATGCGTTGATGCAGGTTCCGGCGGGAGTCCTGGTGGACAGATTTGGTCCCCGACGAGTGCTTCTTGCCTCTACTTTGACGTTGGGAATAGCGCAGATCTGTTTTGCGCTCGTTCCTAACTATCCACTGGCCCTGTTGGCGCGGGGGGTCTTAGGTTGCGGCGACGCGTTGGCCTACCTGAGCGTGCTGCGCCTGGCTGCCGGCTGGTTTCCGGCGAAGAGGTACTCCATGCTCACCGCGTTGACGGGCCTTTTTGGCGTCACCGGCAACGTGATAGCGACCCTGCCCATGACGGCGTTATTGCGCGATTACGGCTGGACCCCGACGTTCCTCGTGGCGGGCGGGCTGTCGGTGGCCTACGCAGCGCTGTTGCTCAAGCCTGCAGCCGCGGCGCCGTATCAGGGCGCGAACGCCGTAGTGACGGCCCAGGCAGCAGGGCGTGGCTCAGTGGGGGTGCCGGAACAGCGCCGCAGGGTGCTGCTCGAGGTGAGGCGTGCCTGGCGAGAACCCGGTGGACGCCTGGGATTCTGGGTCCACTTTTCAACGATGAGCGGACCTACCACGTTCGGTGTTCTGTGGGGGTTTCCCTACCTGAGCCAGGGTTTGGGTCTGTCATCGAGCACTTCGTCATCGTTGGTGTTGGTCCTTGTTGTCGGGCAGTTGATCGGATCGTTGACGGTGGGAACACTGATCGGTCGCCGGCCGTCCATCCGGACTCCGCTCGCCTTTGGCGTGACGATTACCTGCCTCGTCAGCTGGCTCACCCTCATCTTGTGGCCCGGTGGCCACCCGCCAGTTCCCGTGCTGGTCGTCGTGATCCTTGCTTTGGCCTGCGGTGGACCTGCCTCCATGGTGGCGTTCATGTTGGCCAGGGACTACAACCCGCGGCACCGAATCTCTACGGCAACAGGGCTGGTCAACACGGGCGGGTTTATTGCGATTGTGATCGAGGTTCTGGCTGTCGGTCTTATCCTGGACATTGTCGAGCCCGGTGCAGCCCAGCCCTCCGCCACCGCGTTTCGTTGGGCGTTCAGCGCCGTCGCGCTGCTGACCGCGTGGGGTCTTTTCCGGCTCACCGTGTGGTGGATTCGTGTGCGCGCAGCAGTGTTCGCGGCGCAGGCAGCAGGCAAGCCCATGCCGTTCGCCATGCGTCGTCACCGTTTCGATTTGGTGCAGGAAGCAACCGCAGTTGCCGAGGCCTCGGGCGATAGCTCGGCCCCGGACGTGGCACAGTAA
- a CDS encoding DHH family phosphoesterase: MTTAALTPEAEGSPVVHSAVSAVAAALRTAESVVLLAHSNPDADALGSALALGLHLRSRGTKVWVSFDRPAEIPLSLRTLPGQELIVTPSDLPVDAQLVVSVDVGARQRLGHLIDLFDAAPVSICIDHHASNPGFGQIQLIDPSAAANVMLVVEVLDEMQAEITADIAANLYAGLATDTANFRFATAPSHLLAARLIAAGTEPQSLMRPIMDTHPFRWLAMLSCALKSATLLPEVAHGAGMVWVKVSEADSDGLRMEDLDSIIDIVRTTGEAEIAAVFKETAPLMWQVSLRAKTTFDVGRAATELGGGGHPRSAGYSFSGNVESLLAELMSVLQSVEPAR; encoded by the coding sequence ATGACCACCGCTGCGCTGACGCCTGAAGCCGAGGGAAGTCCGGTAGTTCACAGTGCGGTCAGTGCAGTGGCAGCCGCCCTCCGGACCGCCGAATCGGTCGTATTGCTGGCACACAGCAACCCCGATGCGGACGCGTTAGGCAGTGCGCTGGCGCTGGGCCTGCATCTGCGGTCTAGAGGCACGAAAGTCTGGGTATCTTTTGACCGCCCTGCGGAAATCCCCCTGTCGCTGCGCACATTGCCCGGCCAAGAGTTGATCGTGACCCCGTCGGATCTGCCGGTGGATGCACAGCTCGTGGTGAGCGTTGACGTGGGTGCCCGGCAACGATTAGGTCACCTGATTGATCTTTTTGATGCCGCCCCGGTAAGCATTTGTATTGATCATCACGCCTCGAATCCCGGATTCGGGCAGATTCAACTCATCGACCCAAGCGCGGCCGCCAACGTTATGTTGGTAGTCGAGGTACTCGATGAGATGCAAGCGGAAATCACCGCAGACATCGCGGCAAACCTCTACGCGGGCTTAGCTACCGACACTGCGAACTTTAGGTTCGCCACAGCGCCAAGCCACCTGCTGGCCGCCCGGCTCATTGCCGCGGGCACCGAACCGCAGTCCTTGATGCGGCCCATCATGGACACGCACCCATTCCGGTGGTTGGCGATGCTCTCGTGCGCGTTGAAGAGTGCGACATTGCTGCCGGAGGTGGCGCACGGCGCGGGAATGGTCTGGGTCAAAGTTTCCGAAGCCGACTCAGACGGTTTGCGAATGGAAGACCTTGATTCCATCATCGACATCGTTCGGACCACCGGTGAAGCGGAGATTGCTGCGGTCTTCAAAGAAACTGCGCCACTGATGTGGCAGGTGTCGTTGCGGGCAAAAACCACTTTCGATGTGGGTCGCGCCGCAACAGAGCTGGGCGGCGGCGGCCATCCGCGGTCAGCGGGATACAGCTTCTCGGGGAACGTTGAGAGCTTGCTCGCTGAGTTGATGAGCGTTTTGCAATCGGTAGAGCCGGCTCGCTGA